The following are encoded together in the Pseudomonas maumuensis genome:
- a CDS encoding amino acid ABC transporter permease, which produces MIKHKKAQWPWHGLTALVLVGLAISLYLATSMISYEWRWNRVPQYFAYKAEETQRAANPGTVEEIVVSGDNARVTLKDESGDTQVVEVAKDSMLLARGDDVAEGDAIGVTRHWAAGPLAWGLWTTLWISVISGALGLVIGLFAGLCRLSSNPTLRDLSTVYVELVRGTPLLVQIFIFYFFIGTVLNLSREFAGVAALALFTGAYVAEIVRAGVQSIAKGQNEAARSLGLNGAQSMRHVILPQAFKRVLPPLAGQFISLVKDTSLVSVIAITELTKSGREAITTSFSTFEIWFCVAGLYLLINLPLSHIASRLERRLAQSD; this is translated from the coding sequence GTGATCAAACACAAGAAAGCACAGTGGCCCTGGCACGGGCTGACCGCGCTGGTCCTGGTGGGCCTGGCGATCAGCCTGTACCTGGCCACCTCGATGATTTCCTACGAGTGGCGCTGGAACCGCGTTCCGCAATACTTCGCCTACAAGGCCGAGGAAACCCAGCGTGCCGCCAACCCTGGCACGGTCGAGGAAATCGTGGTGTCCGGCGACAACGCCCGGGTCACCCTGAAGGACGAGAGCGGCGACACCCAGGTCGTCGAAGTGGCCAAGGACAGCATGCTGCTGGCCCGTGGCGACGACGTCGCCGAGGGCGATGCCATCGGCGTCACCCGTCACTGGGCCGCTGGCCCTTTGGCCTGGGGTCTTTGGACCACGCTGTGGATCTCGGTCATATCCGGCGCGCTGGGCCTGGTGATCGGCCTGTTCGCCGGGCTTTGCCGGTTGTCGAGCAACCCCACCCTGCGCGACCTGTCCACGGTGTATGTCGAACTGGTGCGCGGCACTCCGCTGCTGGTACAGATCTTCATCTTCTACTTCTTCATCGGCACCGTGCTCAACCTGAGCCGCGAGTTTGCCGGGGTGGCGGCGCTGGCGCTGTTCACCGGCGCCTACGTGGCCGAGATCGTCCGCGCCGGCGTGCAGTCGATTGCCAAGGGCCAGAACGAGGCGGCGCGCTCGCTGGGCCTGAACGGCGCCCAGTCGATGCGCCACGTGATCCTGCCGCAGGCGTTCAAGCGCGTGCTGCCACCGCTGGCCGGGCAGTTCATCAGCCTGGTCAAGGACACCTCGCTGGTGTCGGTGATCGCCATCACCGAGCTGACCAAGAGCGGTCGCGAGGCCATCACCACCTCGTTCTCGACCTTCGAGATCTGGTTCTGCGTGGCGGGCCTGTACCTGCTGATCAACCTGCCGCTGTCGCACATCGCCAGCCGGCTCGAGCGGAGGCTTGCGCAAAGTGATTGA
- a CDS encoding transporter substrate-binding domain-containing protein codes for MKKYLSRLLVGATALIAVATAQAGAIDDAVKRGTLRVGMDPTYMPFEMTNKRGEIIGFEVDILKAMAKSMGVKLEMVSTAYDGIIPALMTDKFDFIGSGMTLTQERNLRLNFSEPFIVVGQTLLIRKELAGEIKSYKDLNNEKYRLTSKLGTTGEMVAKKLIGKAKYHGYDNEQEGVMDVVNGKADAFVYDSPYNVVAVEKAGAGKLVFLEEPFTYEPLAFGLKKGDYDSINYINNFLHQIKHDGTYDRIHDKWFKNKDWLKEME; via the coding sequence ATGAAGAAATACCTGTCGCGACTGCTGGTAGGTGCGACCGCCCTGATTGCGGTAGCCACCGCCCAGGCCGGCGCCATCGATGACGCGGTCAAGCGCGGCACCCTGCGTGTGGGCATGGACCCGACCTACATGCCGTTCGAAATGACCAACAAACGTGGCGAGATCATCGGCTTCGAGGTCGACATCCTCAAGGCCATGGCCAAGTCCATGGGCGTCAAGCTGGAGATGGTCTCCACCGCTTACGACGGCATCATCCCTGCGTTGATGACCGACAAGTTCGACTTCATCGGCAGTGGCATGACCCTGACCCAGGAGCGCAACCTGCGCCTGAACTTCAGCGAGCCCTTCATCGTCGTCGGCCAGACCCTGCTGATCCGCAAGGAGCTGGCGGGCGAGATCAAGTCGTACAAGGACCTGAACAACGAGAAGTACCGCCTCACCTCCAAGCTCGGCACCACCGGCGAAATGGTCGCGAAGAAGCTGATCGGCAAGGCCAAGTACCACGGCTACGACAACGAGCAGGAAGGGGTGATGGACGTGGTCAACGGCAAGGCCGACGCCTTCGTGTATGACTCGCCCTACAACGTGGTGGCGGTGGAGAAGGCCGGTGCCGGCAAGCTGGTGTTCCTGGAAGAACCCTTCACCTACGAGCCGCTGGCCTTTGGCCTGAAGAAGGGTGACTACGACAGCATCAACTACATCAACAACTTCCTGCACCAGATCAAGCATGACGGGACCTACGATCGTATTCACGACAAGTGGTTCAAGAACAAGGACTGGCTGAAGGAAATGGAATAA
- the mdoH gene encoding glucans biosynthesis glucosyltransferase MdoH, translated as MSNSSARPESLGEYLAHLPLSDEQRAELARCTSFSELHQRLAANPAAATTEAVQASVGARLTVGSAAELEEAEMLGVDGSGRLCLKIAPPIKRTKVVPEPWRTNVLIRMWRRMTGRTNAPQPPKRELPPARWRTVGSIRRYILLTLMIGQTIVAGWYMKGILPYQGWSFVDLDEVIHQPLWDTVVQVWPYALQTSILILFGILFCWVSAGFWTALMGFLELLTGRDKYRISGSSAGNEPIPAEARTALVMPICNEDVPRVFAGLRATFESVAASGNLDRFDFFVLSDTNDTDIAVAEQQAWLDVCRETKGFGRIFYRRRRRRVKRKSGNLDDFCRRWGGDYKYMVVLDADSVMSGECLSSLVRLMEANPDAGIIQTGPKASGMDTLYARMQQFATRVYGPLFTAGLHFWQLGESHYWGHNAIIRMKPFIEHCALAPLPGKGAFAGAILSHDFVEAALMRRAGWGVWIAYDLPGSYEELPPNLLDELKRDRRWCHGNLMNFRLFLVKGMHPVHRAVFLTGVMSYLSAPLWFLFLVLSTALLATNTLMEPQYFIEPFQLYPLWPQWHPEKAIALFSTTIVLLFLPKLLSVILIWAKGATEFGGRIKVTLSMLMEMLFSMLLAPVRMIFHTRFVLAAFLGWAATWNSPQRDDDSTPWSEAVRRHGPQTLLGIAWAGLVAWLNPSFLWWLAPIVGSLVLSIPVSVISSRTRLGLAAKDEKLFLIPEEYATPQELLATDQYTHENRWHALHDGFVRAVVDPRQNALACAMATARHGQAAPIEALRVERVAKALEVGPQGLDLNTRLALLSDPVALSRLHEQVWAGHNTAWIDVWRASIANDPHSPLLPLHPEHMVQPALAGA; from the coding sequence ATGAGTAACTCAAGCGCAAGGCCGGAATCGCTTGGCGAATACCTGGCCCACCTCCCCCTGAGCGACGAGCAGCGCGCGGAACTCGCCCGTTGCACCTCGTTCAGCGAGCTGCACCAACGCCTGGCGGCCAACCCGGCCGCCGCCACCACCGAGGCCGTCCAGGCTTCGGTGGGGGCCCGTCTTACCGTAGGCAGCGCCGCCGAACTGGAAGAGGCCGAGATGCTCGGCGTCGATGGCAGCGGCCGCCTGTGCCTGAAGATCGCCCCACCGATCAAACGCACCAAGGTCGTGCCCGAGCCGTGGCGCACCAACGTGCTGATCCGCATGTGGCGGCGCATGACCGGTCGCACCAACGCCCCGCAGCCGCCCAAGCGCGAGCTGCCGCCGGCGCGCTGGCGCACGGTCGGCTCGATCCGCCGCTATATCCTGCTCACCCTGATGATCGGCCAGACTATCGTCGCCGGCTGGTACATGAAAGGCATCCTGCCTTACCAGGGCTGGTCGTTCGTCGACCTCGACGAAGTCATCCACCAGCCGCTGTGGGACACCGTGGTGCAGGTGTGGCCGTATGCGCTGCAGACGTCCATCCTGATCCTCTTCGGCATCCTGTTCTGCTGGGTGTCGGCGGGCTTCTGGACCGCGCTGATGGGCTTCCTCGAGCTGCTCACCGGGCGTGACAAGTACCGCATCTCCGGCAGCAGCGCCGGCAACGAGCCGATTCCCGCCGAGGCGCGTACCGCGCTGGTGATGCCGATCTGCAACGAAGACGTGCCACGGGTGTTCGCAGGCTTGCGGGCGACCTTCGAGTCGGTGGCCGCCAGCGGCAACCTCGATCGTTTCGACTTCTTCGTGCTCAGCGACACCAACGACACCGATATCGCCGTGGCCGAACAACAGGCCTGGCTCGACGTGTGTCGCGAGACCAAGGGCTTCGGTCGCATCTTCTACCGTCGCCGCCGGCGCCGGGTGAAGCGCAAGAGCGGCAACCTCGACGACTTCTGCCGTCGCTGGGGCGGCGATTACAAGTACATGGTCGTGCTCGACGCCGATAGCGTCATGAGCGGCGAGTGCCTGAGCAGCCTGGTGCGCCTGATGGAGGCCAACCCGGACGCCGGCATCATCCAGACCGGGCCGAAAGCCTCGGGCATGGATACCCTCTATGCGCGCATGCAGCAGTTCGCCACGCGCGTGTACGGCCCGCTGTTCACCGCCGGTCTGCACTTCTGGCAACTAGGTGAGTCGCACTACTGGGGCCATAACGCGATCATCCGCATGAAGCCGTTCATCGAGCACTGCGCCCTGGCGCCGTTGCCGGGCAAGGGCGCGTTTGCCGGTGCGATCCTTTCCCACGACTTCGTCGAAGCCGCGTTGATGCGCCGTGCCGGCTGGGGCGTGTGGATTGCCTACGACCTGCCGGGCAGCTACGAAGAGCTGCCGCCGAACTTGCTCGACGAGCTCAAGCGTGACCGCCGCTGGTGCCACGGCAACCTGATGAACTTCCGCCTGTTCCTGGTCAAGGGCATGCACCCGGTGCATCGCGCAGTGTTCCTCACCGGGGTGATGTCGTACCTGTCGGCGCCGCTGTGGTTCCTGTTCCTGGTGCTGTCGACCGCGCTGCTGGCGACCAACACCCTGATGGAGCCGCAGTACTTCATCGAGCCGTTCCAGCTCTACCCGCTGTGGCCGCAGTGGCATCCGGAAAAGGCCATCGCGCTGTTCTCCACCACCATCGTGCTGCTGTTCCTGCCCAAGCTGCTCAGCGTCATCCTGATCTGGGCCAAGGGCGCCACCGAGTTCGGCGGGCGGATCAAGGTCACCTTGTCGATGCTGATGGAGATGCTGTTCTCCATGCTGCTGGCACCGGTGCGGATGATCTTCCACACCCGTTTCGTCCTGGCCGCGTTCCTCGGCTGGGCCGCGACCTGGAACTCGCCGCAGCGTGACGACGATTCGACCCCGTGGAGCGAGGCGGTGCGTCGCCATGGTCCGCAGACCCTGCTGGGCATCGCCTGGGCCGGGCTGGTGGCCTGGCTGAACCCGAGCTTCCTGTGGTGGCTGGCGCCGATCGTCGGCTCGCTGGTGCTGTCGATCCCGGTTTCGGTGATCTCCAGCCGCACCCGCCTGGGCCTGGCGGCCAAGGACGAGAAGCTGTTCCTCATCCCTGAGGAGTACGCGACGCCGCAGGAGCTGCTTGCCACCGACCAGTACACCCACGAGAACCGCTGGCATGCCCTGCACGACGGCTTCGTCCGGGCCGTGGTCGACCCGCGCCAGAACGCCCTGGCCTGCGCCATGGCCACGGCGCGTCACGGCCAGGCGGCGCCGATCGAGGCGCTGCGCGTTGAGCGCGTGGCCAAGGCGCTGGAAGTGGGGCCACAGGGCCTGGACCTGAACACCCGCCTGGCGCTGCTCAGCGACCCGGTGGCGCTGTCGCGCCTGCACGAGCAGGTATGGGCCGGCCACAACACGGCGTGGATCGATGTATGGCGCGCTTCCATCGCCAACGACCCGCACTCGCCGTTGCTGCCGCTGCATCCGGAGCACATGGTCCAGCCAGCCTTGGCGGGCGCCTGA